The proteins below are encoded in one region of Clostridium estertheticum:
- a CDS encoding DUF4446 family protein has translation MENIINFIKNSELYIVIGLIVLVLILIILVAITYIALNKLESKYRKLMRGVDNKNLEDMVISYLDKVDEVKDQNRNVRQMYERIDGDLKTCIQKTSIIRYKAFDDMGSDLSFSIALLDGNSNGFILTSIYGRDESTTYAKPVDKGISRYELSDEESEALEQAVKARK, from the coding sequence ATGGAGAACATAATTAATTTTATAAAAAATTCTGAATTATATATAGTAATAGGACTTATTGTTCTTGTACTTATACTAATTATATTAGTTGCAATAACATATATAGCTTTAAATAAATTAGAAAGTAAATACAGGAAGTTAATGAGAGGTGTAGACAATAAAAATTTAGAAGATATGGTTATATCGTATTTAGATAAAGTAGATGAAGTTAAAGACCAAAATAGAAATGTAAGACAAATGTATGAAAGAATAGATGGAGATTTAAAAACTTGTATACAAAAAACTTCAATTATAAGATATAAGGCATTTGATGATATGGGTAGTGATTTAAGTTTTTCTATAGCATTGCTTGATGGAAATAGTAATGGGTTTATATTAACAAGCATTTATGGACGAGATGAGAGTACTACTTATGCTAAGCCAGTAGACAAGGGAATATCTAGGTATGAATTATCAGATGAAGAAAGCGAAGCATTAGAGCAAGCTGTAAAAGCAAGAAAATAG